caAGAGAAACAATTCCAATGTGCCAAAGACACATGGAcaaatcatttgttttttactttcaaaaagCAAGAGAAGCAATCCTTTCCCAACTCAACCAAGAGCTTGACGAGAGGTCCATTGGGCAAAACCCTGGCCCAAGTACAGCAAAGCCCATCACCATGCATGATCAACAAAAACACAGATGGAAGGTTTtgtgttgaaatgaaatttggaaCTAATTCTAAATCCAATCCACCCATCATCCATTGAAAATGTGCAGAAATGGCCTCTATTTCATGTACAAGCTCTAAATGGCTTGAAACATAGTTAAGTAAACTAGCTCATCAATATGTAAAAACTCCAaactaagaaaacaaaagaaaaatatccaGCAGAAAGCTAACACACTAAACCAGGGCGACCTCCTTAATAAGCAAAAGCAGTGACTACAAATGCAAGAACCGCCATGGAAGGGCCAAGCAGCCCCATGGAAACATGGAGAGATGAAGCAGGGCTTGGAGCCGGGGCAGGTGCAATCCCCCAAGATGGTGCCTGGGTAGGTGGATTTCCCCATGATGGTGGTGGGGAACTTGGTGTTGGCCAGGCAGATGGAGATGGAGACGGACTACTTGGCCATGGTTTGGGACTGGGACTGGGACTGGGGCTGGGGCTGGGGCTGGTGATGGGACTGGGGCTGGGGCTGGGGCTGGTGATGGGACTGGGACTGGGGCTGGTGATGGGACTGGGGCTGGGGCTGAGACTTGGACTTTCAGGAGGGTGTGGAACCCTGATGTCAACCTTCTGTCCTGCTTCGCAGTGGCCTGGGATCCCACAGAGGTAGTAGAAGTGGCCATATTTTGAGATGGTGATTGAATCGTTGCCGGTGGCGTATGTGGCGATCGGAGCTGTTGCGTTGCATGACTTGAAATTGTCGTGAGTCACTTGCAGCACATTATGATATTGATTGCTGTACTCAAAGACTGAATGCACACAAGAATATTAGTTCCCATTTGTAGTAAAATCAAAGCCAATTGGCACCAAAATTCTACAAAAGTACattttatgcatattttttagAATCCTGTAAAGGGCTTACCATTTTGATCCCCATTTTGGTACTAAGTACTAACATCCCCTAAATGGGAAAGTGGATTCCCAACAGCCAAACATGGTACAAATCAGTGATGACGACATGGTACGAATGGGAGGCCCAGGATACAGGCTTTTCAATGAGGACAATGTACCCAGAAACAAATGAGACTATTCTATATCATGGATCTAAGCCTAAGTTTTCAGAACAATGACTCGTCTGATATGAGTAAGCCCACATTCCACAAGCACaaagtcaaagaaaaattaattatcaagaCAAAATTCCATACATGCAATGACTGCTTTAATCTTGGCCATTGGACCATTATGTTACGCGTCGAACCATCTCAAAACGGCACCATTTGCGCAACTGGACTCTCCACTTCCCAACCATCACAAGGCAATACCGTAATACGCATCAGATTGGAAGTGGAATTTTTCAACTCACGCCCTAAGGCCACCCCAAAACAAGCCCTAACGCCAAACCCAGATGGAAAGGCCCAAAGCGTTTTTTGATGAATCAATGCACAGAAACTATACTGATAATTCAGAGGCTTTCTCACGCTAACAGGAACAGTTACTAGtaaaaacgaaaaataaataaataattacgCTATTAAAgtcccaagtttttttttttttcccgggTTTCCAGGAAAATATTGCGTTTGTTTGgcttgatagaaaaaaaaaaataggaagatAATACGGTGAGAAACACAGTAAACTAAACCAAACCCAACTCTTTTGATCCCACATTCCGAAGAATAAGCAACGAAAAAACAACATGCAAAATTTAAACAGGAACCAGAAAAAGGAAGACGAAGAGGAAGATGCGTACTAATGGTGTCTCCTACGACGAAGTCCTTAGTCTGAGACCACAGGGTGTAATTAACTTTCCCGATGGTCCAGCCAGTAGAATCACCCACGTGGTAGACAGTAGCCGCAATAGAAACCTCACACAGAGCCATGGCCATCAAGAGAGCCGCTAAAATCTTGGCGAGAGCCATGACTGAACCAGAGAGAAATCCGAACGAGGTTGTGAAAGGTTACAGAACGTTAGCGTGGATATATATAACAGCGCTGGTAGAATCTTACCAGTggttttggaaagaaaataatttctctcgactcaattttggaaaattatatcCCGTTTCCCACAATTGTCCTACTTTCTCGTAATAGAGCGTTTACGTGTGGAAATTAAGATGTCCACCACTCCTCCGAATTCATCTCCACCGTCCATCTCTCAGATCTTGTCAAATTCTGACGACTATCTTATGTCAGATTCTGACGGTTATCTAGGATCAGAaaatcttttccttttatttttgaattagcAGGTCGTTTGATTGGTTTTTCCTTTCCcaagtttttctcttttactaaaataaacgaataattttttttatttgggaatttATCTCATCTTTAATgttaaaaactgaaaataaaaattcaaattatgatAGGATGATTTTAAATACCATAAAAGACTTGACTTATGGAAACAATAATTGATTTTAGAAGGAAACGTTCAAAAAAGTCCAATtcaattattattctttttataatttgattttttttaaaataaattttatgataaat
Above is a genomic segment from Vitis riparia cultivar Riparia Gloire de Montpellier isolate 1030 chromosome 7, EGFV_Vit.rip_1.0, whole genome shotgun sequence containing:
- the LOC117919313 gene encoding blue copper protein-like, with the translated sequence MALAKILAALLMAMALCEVSIAATVYHVGDSTGWTIGKVNYTLWSQTKDFVVGDTIIFEYSNQYHNVLQVTHDNFKSCNATAPIATYATGNDSITISKYGHFYYLCGIPGHCEAGQKVDIRVPHPPESPSLSPSPSPITSPSPSPITSPSPSPSPITSPSPSPSPSPSPKPWPSSPSPSPSAWPTPSSPPPSWGNPPTQAPSWGIAPAPAPSPASSLHVSMGLLGPSMAVLAFVVTAFAY